Proteins co-encoded in one Flavobacteriaceae bacterium MAR_2009_75 genomic window:
- a CDS encoding type IX secretion system PorP/SprF family membrane protein, with the protein MTSTLNQDTSISTGNLPSTKELKSMSRLIFIMVLLVLGIYNGLAQQDAQYTQYMYNTIAVNPAYAGSRGTFTAMVLHRSQWVGLDGAPITQTLNVNSPVGRRVGLGLSIVNDEIGNGTNQDTYFDIPVSYTVPVSEEGKLSFGVKAGGHLLSVDFNKLQNYDMEARGATATSIDKKFSPNFGAGVYYHTDNFYSGLSIPNFLKTEHFDDSGESASYLAQERMNWYFISGYIFEMNRDVKLKPAVLLKAVKGTPLQADLSASLLLRDKFSMGLAYRWDAAVSAMVGFQFSDQFMAGLAYDRETTALGNTRFNDGSFELFLRYEVFRRVSGTISPRFF; encoded by the coding sequence ATGACCAGCACTCTAAATCAGGATACCTCTATATCAACAGGTAACCTACCATCAACCAAAGAACTGAAATCCATGAGCAGATTAATTTTTATAATGGTCTTACTAGTCTTGGGCATTTACAATGGTCTTGCGCAGCAAGATGCCCAATACACCCAATATATGTACAATACCATAGCGGTGAATCCGGCATATGCCGGTTCTAGGGGCACTTTCACCGCTATGGTTTTGCATCGATCCCAATGGGTAGGGCTAGATGGGGCACCGATTACCCAAACCTTGAACGTGAACAGCCCTGTGGGTAGAAGAGTAGGTTTGGGCCTATCGATAGTGAACGATGAAATCGGAAACGGTACCAATCAAGATACTTATTTTGATATTCCGGTATCTTATACGGTTCCGGTTTCAGAAGAAGGCAAATTGTCATTTGGGGTAAAGGCTGGAGGGCATTTGCTGTCCGTAGATTTTAATAAACTCCAAAATTATGATATGGAGGCTAGGGGAGCAACGGCGACCAGTATCGATAAGAAGTTTTCTCCGAATTTTGGGGCAGGTGTGTATTACCATACCGACAATTTCTACTCTGGTCTTTCCATACCCAATTTCCTAAAGACCGAGCATTTTGATGATTCGGGCGAATCTGCCTCTTATTTGGCGCAAGAGCGAATGAATTGGTATTTTATTTCAGGTTATATTTTTGAAATGAATCGCGATGTCAAGCTAAAACCAGCCGTATTATTAAAAGCGGTGAAGGGTACCCCGCTGCAAGCGGACCTCTCTGCCAGTCTACTGTTGAGAGATAAATTTTCAATGGGCCTTGCCTATCGTTGGGATGCCGCTGTTAGTGCTATGGTCGGTTTTCAGTTTTCCGATCAGTTCATGGCAGGTCTCGCTTACGATCGAGAAACTACCGCATTGGGCAATACACGTTTTAATGACGGTTCTTTCGAGCTATTTTTGCGCTACGAAGTTTTTAGAAGGGTATCGGGCACGATATCTCCCCGTTTCTTTTAG
- a CDS encoding VCBS repeat-containing protein yields the protein MKTVNFLSFFLLFNITLISAQDGLNLVGATVSVSSGASIRVENGSFQVSNEGQIKNNSLISVDGNWLNNNTTGQVFTTDSEGTVILNSTAPVTIGGTTSTLFYNLVLQVDNATLDVNTIVGGHISGANVGVLDLGDSRLNLNSNTLQITNPLIAALITNEGYIISEDVLNESKVMWQTSPLSSTQEKYTIPFATTAGELIPLSIERASGDLGVITVSTYSVGSDMLPLPTQPEAVVTMLDEGGGDLISTSVNRFWQLDKSGTGEANLTLTYTEDEVPLNGEANLSAYRYDTNVDRWQKKGVAVLDASANTLMIERVSEFSPWTLSEGESPTLDLNEYTVGVDYELAFKPGTGSIVSITNNPTAASDDGTISSATIEFLDYVDNTELMYITNGGDLYNFTTATASNDYTFAGSTIRVTQNLNNFTITEAFGGTIPIQDFLDFLATVTYGNLTDTPTDGPRRAIFTITDTSSRTATATSKINVYTTAPAAVDDANTIVANNTGTVTGNVLTGGTPDSGTGLTVSEVDVYPAQVGVPYETLYGTFTINMDGSYSYDVDETNSAVTGLKNGESIQDIVSYTLKDENDVTDYGILTITIDGVDEAPVALDNTDEINVVSEVNVSGNIIFDIGVDGADFIDRGLSTLVWENEFSAPGGVFAGVSAPVNGQNRTISGVTLDFTSTDPSAIGINDQNQTVVQTGTNGGHTGYLLFAIDADTNPSADTDLTIDFSEPVFNLGFLITDIDFPQGSAWQDQIKIKGYLDGTESNFNFTTTGGVVTAGNNTYYGIGSAIPSDATGNVNVFFEAPINQLVLSYNYGPDATDADQLGQIAGVSDIYWQGDNPNIVISEIDANAANVGTLYTGVYGSILVESDGSYTYTPDTNNPLVANLLIGDTLTETFEYRLSDGSNSDTANLIITLKGTQFDSDEDGVIDSVDLDDDNDGILDTAENAGGFDPNADDDSDGIENYKDLDFGIDANGDGVVDSFDIDSDGVSDHLDTDSDNDGCLDAVEAGHIDDDKDGEVDGSGYDANGQVTGASTAYTGTTNGVTTASQTSIDTAPTNQEERVGDDVTFTVAASALDASSYSSGTPTYDVNADAGITYQWQVSTNSGSTFSNISGATNSSLTISDVTLIMDGNIYKVLVSSANNSCPEEAQATLTVINSVNAIDDVAGITAVEGFTGVTDVLNVFDNDEFNGAVLNPASVTITPVTNGPLTVNGDGSVDVANNTGSGSYTVNYQICDATNPTNCDIATVTVNVGVNSLPTAQDDEVSIAQDTSNNSIDVLANNGNGPDSFGGDGPNAGAITLPSTTSTNGGTVSIDNNSTPLDPTDDAVLYTPAAGYSGPDSFTYTITDANNDSSTATVNVTVVPTPTIAINVVAVDDIINATEDDSPVTISGTTTNVEDGQIVTVILNGTTYSPSVTSGAWTFNITVAEAQALDPTETITADVENSLGTSAVQATRDIQHITTLPVPVLEIDDITADNILNAAEAGADVAVTGTVSGDFTTGDTVTLTVDGTDYTGTVDGAGDFSIDVPGSKLAADADTTVDGSVTTTDAAGNSATVTDTQTHTVDTVNPVPVLEIDDITADNILNAAEAGADVAVTGTVSGDFTTGDTVTLTVDGTDYTGTVDGAGYFSIDVPGSKLAADADTTVDGSVTTTDAAGNEGTATDTQTYTVDTTAPVPVLEIDDITADNILNAAEAGADVAVTGTVSGDFTTGDTVTLTVDGTDYTGTVDGAGDFSIDVPGSKLAADADTTVDGSVTTTDTAGNSATVTETKPYTVDTVNPVPVLEIDDITADNILNAAEAGADVAVTGTVSGDFNDGDTVTLTVDGTDYTGTVDGAGDFSIDVPGSKLAADADTTVDGSVTTTDAAGNEGTATDTQTYTVDTTAPVPVLEIDDITADNILNAAEAGADVAVTGTVSGDFNTGDTVTLTVDGTNYTGTVDALGAYSIDVPGSKLAADADTTVDGSVTTTDTAGNSARVTETKPYTVDTVNPVPVLEIDDITADNILNAVEAGADVAVTGTVSGDFNAGDTVTLTVDGTNYTGTVDALGAYSIDVPGSKLAADADTTVDGSVTTTDTAGNSATVTETKPYTVDTVNPVPVLEIDDITADNILNAAEAGADVTVTGTVSGDFTTGDTVTLTVDGTNYTGTVNGAGDFSIDVPGSKLAADADTTVDGSVTTTDAAGNEGTATDTQTYTVDTTVPVPVLEIDDITADNILNTVEAGADVAVTGTVSGDFTTGDTVTLTVDGTDYTGTVDGAGDFSIDVPGSKLAADADTTVDGSVTTTDAAGNSATVTETKPYTVDTTAPVPVLEIDDITANNILNAVEAGADVAVTGTVSGDFTTGDTVTLTVDGTNYTGTVDALGAYSIDVPGSKLAADADTTVDGSVTTTDAAGNEGTATDTQTYTVDTTVPVPVLEIDDITADNILNAVEAGADVAVTGTVSGDFTTGDTVTLTVDGTDYTGTVDGAGDFSIDVPGSKLAADADTTVDGSVTTTDAAGNEGTVTETKPYTVDTVNPVPVLEIDDITADNILNAAEAGADVAVTGTVSGDFTTGDTVTLTVDGTNYTGTVDGAGEFSIDVPGSKLAADADTTVDGSVTTTDAAGNEGTATDTQTYTVDTAAPVPVLEIDDITADNILNAVEAGADVAVTGTVSGDFTTGDTVTLTVDGTNYTGTVDALGAYSIDVPGSKLAADADTTVDGSVTTTDAAGNSATVTETKPYTVDTTAPVPVLEIDDITADNILNVAEAGADVAVTGTVSGDFTTGDTVTLTVDGTNYTGTVDGAGDFSIDVPGSKLAADADTTVDGSVTTTDAAGNSATVTDTQTYTVDTVNPVPVLEIDDITADNILNAAEPGADVAVTGTVSGDFTTGDTVTLTVDGTDYTGTVDGAGDFSIDVPGSKLAADADTAVDGSVTTTDAAGNSATVTETKPYTVDTTAPVSVLEIDDITADNILNAAEAGADVAVTGTVSGDFTTGDTVTLTVDGTNYTGTVDGAGDFSIDVPGSKLAVDADTTVDGSVTTTDAAGNSATVTETKTYTVNLVDPAPVLIIDDITADNILNAAEAEADVAVTGTVSGDFSENDPVTLTVNGTDYIGTVDVSGNFRIDIPGSELAADADTTVEGSVSTTDTDGNTGTSEETKTYSVDTSTPIVALTIDDITDDNSIDATEAASDVAITGTVTGDFNENDVVSLIINGNTYTGTVDSLGNFNIDVPGSDLVADDDTSIDISLATTDTAGNSSTVNETKAYSIDVVDNDPDNDGLTSDEEAVLGTDPNNPDTDGDGINDGQEVLDDTNPLDDCDSDGGSPLNTSDCDDDGLTMDQENDRGTDPENADTDGDGVLDGQEVNDGTDPLDGCSSLGGTPPVGSACDIDVENDLVTPELNNGRFIITNIESFPRNTVEVYNRWGVKVYETDGYNNADNAFTGISNGRVTIRQKEELPVGVYFYIIKYVNNNDQHSKSGYLYINR from the coding sequence TTCCCTAATTAGCGTTGATGGTAACTGGTTGAACAACAATACAACGGGGCAAGTATTCACCACAGATTCTGAGGGTACCGTTATCTTAAATTCAACTGCCCCGGTCACCATTGGCGGAACTACATCTACATTGTTTTACAATTTGGTTTTACAGGTAGATAACGCTACGCTAGATGTCAATACTATTGTAGGAGGGCACATTTCAGGTGCTAACGTCGGTGTTCTTGATCTCGGTGACTCAAGGTTAAATTTAAATTCGAATACGTTACAGATTACCAACCCTCTAATTGCAGCTCTAATCACTAACGAGGGTTATATAATTAGTGAAGATGTTTTAAACGAAAGTAAAGTGATGTGGCAAACATCACCTTTATCCTCTACACAAGAAAAATATACCATTCCATTTGCGACTACTGCTGGTGAGTTAATCCCTTTAAGTATAGAAAGAGCATCTGGAGATTTAGGAGTTATTACGGTATCCACATATTCTGTAGGTTCAGATATGCTTCCCTTACCTACCCAACCAGAGGCGGTTGTAACGATGTTAGATGAAGGTGGAGGAGATTTAATTAGCACTTCTGTTAATAGATTTTGGCAATTGGATAAGTCTGGAACAGGAGAGGCTAACCTTACATTAACTTATACCGAAGACGAAGTACCATTAAATGGAGAAGCAAATTTATCTGCTTACAGATATGATACAAACGTTGATAGATGGCAGAAAAAAGGGGTTGCAGTTTTAGATGCAAGTGCTAATACCTTAATGATAGAAAGGGTAAGTGAATTTTCTCCATGGACACTTTCAGAAGGAGAATCACCTACCTTAGATTTAAATGAATATACCGTAGGTGTAGATTACGAGTTGGCCTTTAAACCTGGAACGGGTTCCATTGTTTCTATTACAAATAATCCTACAGCAGCTTCTGATGATGGAACGATATCTAGTGCAACTATTGAGTTTTTAGATTATGTGGATAATACAGAACTAATGTATATTACCAATGGAGGTGATCTTTATAATTTTACCACTGCCACTGCATCAAATGATTACACCTTTGCAGGGTCAACAATAAGAGTAACCCAAAATTTAAACAATTTTACAATTACAGAGGCATTTGGCGGAACAATTCCTATCCAAGATTTTTTAGATTTTTTAGCAACGGTAACTTATGGTAATCTTACCGATACACCTACAGATGGTCCAAGAAGAGCCATCTTTACAATAACAGATACAAGTTCAAGAACGGCCACGGCCACTTCTAAGATTAACGTTTATACTACAGCACCGGCAGCGGTGGATGATGCTAATACCATTGTAGCAAATAACACAGGTACGGTAACCGGAAATGTTTTGACGGGAGGTACACCAGATTCAGGAACAGGACTTACAGTTTCCGAAGTTGATGTTTATCCAGCACAAGTAGGTGTTCCTTATGAAACACTTTATGGTACGTTTACCATTAATATGGATGGCTCCTATAGCTATGATGTAGATGAAACTAACTCTGCGGTAACCGGATTGAAAAATGGGGAGAGTATTCAAGATATTGTCTCTTACACCCTTAAAGATGAAAATGACGTTACTGATTATGGTATTCTTACTATTACAATTGATGGGGTAGATGAAGCACCTGTAGCATTAGATAATACAGATGAAATTAACGTGGTTTCGGAAGTAAATGTTTCTGGAAATATTATTTTTGATATAGGGGTAGACGGTGCAGATTTTATTGATAGGGGATTATCTACTTTAGTTTGGGAAAATGAGTTTAGCGCTCCAGGAGGTGTTTTTGCTGGAGTTTCAGCTCCTGTAAATGGTCAAAACAGAACAATTTCAGGAGTTACGTTAGATTTTACTTCTACCGACCCTTCTGCCATTGGAATAAATGATCAAAATCAAACAGTTGTACAAACAGGTACAAATGGTGGACATACGGGATATTTGTTATTTGCTATAGATGCAGATACCAACCCTTCCGCAGATACAGATTTAACAATAGATTTTAGTGAACCTGTGTTTAATTTAGGTTTTTTGATAACAGATATCGATTTTCCTCAAGGTTCGGCATGGCAAGATCAAATTAAAATAAAAGGGTATTTAGATGGTACTGAGTCCAATTTTAACTTTACAACTACAGGAGGTGTAGTAACTGCAGGGAATAATACTTATTATGGTATAGGTAGCGCTATACCCAGTGATGCAACGGGTAATGTTAACGTATTTTTTGAGGCACCAATAAATCAATTGGTTTTAAGTTACAATTACGGTCCAGATGCTACAGATGCTGACCAATTGGGCCAAATAGCAGGTGTATCAGATATTTACTGGCAAGGAGATAATCCAAACATTGTTATCTCAGAAATTGATGCTAATGCTGCTAATGTAGGAACACTATATACTGGTGTATATGGTTCTATTCTTGTAGAATCAGATGGTAGTTATACGTATACGCCAGATACTAATAATCCGTTAGTTGCTAATTTGTTAATTGGTGATACGTTAACGGAAACTTTTGAGTACAGATTATCAGATGGATCCAATTCAGATACTGCAAACCTTATAATAACTCTTAAGGGAACTCAATTTGATTCTGATGAAGACGGTGTCATTGATAGTGTTGATCTAGACGATGATAATGATGGTATTTTGGATACAGCGGAAAATGCAGGAGGTTTTGATCCAAATGCCGATGATGACAGCGATGGAATAGAAAATTATAAAGATCTTGATTTTGGAATAGATGCTAATGGTGATGGTGTCGTAGATAGCTTCGATATTGACTCTGATGGTGTTTCTGATCATTTAGATACAGATTCAGATAACGATGGTTGTCTAGATGCAGTCGAAGCAGGTCATATAGATGATGATAAGGATGGTGAGGTAGATGGCTCTGGCTATGATGCTAACGGTCAGGTTACAGGTGCATCAACGGCATATACCGGTACAACGAACGGAGTAACGACTGCTTCACAAACTAGTATTGATACAGCGCCAACGAACCAGGAAGAACGCGTGGGTGACGATGTTACCTTTACAGTAGCGGCTTCAGCCCTAGACGCCTCTTCGTATTCTTCGGGGACGCCTACTTATGATGTGAATGCAGATGCAGGAATAACATATCAATGGCAAGTAAGTACAAATTCTGGCTCTACCTTTTCGAACATTTCGGGAGCAACTAATTCCAGTTTAACTATTTCAGATGTTACTCTTATCATGGATGGGAATATTTATAAAGTCCTGGTTAGTAGTGCTAACAACTCTTGTCCGGAAGAAGCTCAAGCTACTTTAACAGTAATAAATAGCGTAAACGCAATCGATGATGTAGCGGGGATTACCGCAGTAGAAGGATTTACAGGAGTTACAGATGTATTGAATGTATTTGATAATGATGAATTCAATGGCGCAGTATTGAATCCTGCAAGTGTAACGATAACACCGGTTACTAACGGACCTTTAACAGTTAATGGAGATGGTTCTGTAGATGTCGCAAATAATACAGGTTCAGGCTCTTATACGGTCAACTACCAAATATGTGACGCCACCAACCCTACAAATTGCGATATCGCTACCGTAACGGTAAATGTTGGAGTGAACAGTCTACCAACTGCGCAAGATGATGAGGTTTCAATTGCTCAAGATACAAGTAATAACAGTATTGACGTATTGGCTAATAATGGTAATGGTCCTGATTCCTTTGGAGGTGACGGTCCTAATGCCGGAGCAATTACCCTCCCAAGTACTACGAGTACTAATGGGGGTACGGTCTCTATAGATAATAATAGTACGCCTTTAGACCCAACTGATGATGCCGTATTGTATACGCCTGCAGCAGGTTATAGCGGTCCGGATTCTTTTACGTATACCATTACAGATGCAAATAACGATTCGTCAACAGCTACTGTGAACGTAACCGTGGTTCCAACTCCGACTATCGCCATTAATGTAGTTGCTGTAGATGATATTATAAATGCTACGGAAGACGATAGTCCGGTGACTATTTCGGGTACTACTACCAATGTCGAAGATGGGCAAATCGTAACCGTAATCTTGAACGGAACTACCTATTCTCCTTCGGTAACTTCAGGGGCATGGACATTCAATATCACGGTTGCCGAAGCACAAGCTTTGGATCCTACTGAAACCATTACTGCAGATGTAGAGAATAGTTTAGGTACTTCAGCAGTTCAAGCCACTAGAGATATTCAGCATATCACTACATTACCAGTACCAGTTCTAGAGATAGACGATATCACGGCGGACAATATTTTGAACGCCGCGGAAGCGGGAGCCGATGTAGCGGTAACGGGAACGGTAAGCGGAGACTTCACCACAGGGGACACGGTGACCTTGACGGTGGACGGAACGGACTATACCGGAACCGTAGATGGAGCAGGAGACTTTAGTATCGATGTACCTGGTAGCAAACTGGCCGCCGATGCCGATACCACGGTGGACGGAAGCGTAACGACAACGGATGCGGCTGGAAACAGCGCAACGGTAACGGACACACAAACACATACTGTGGATACGGTAAACCCTGTTCCAGTTCTAGAGATAGACGACATCACGGCGGACAATATTTTGAACGCCGCGGAAGCGGGAGCCGATGTAGCGGTAACGGGAACGGTAAGCGGAGACTTCACCACAGGGGACACGGTGACCTTGACGGTGGACGGAACGGACTATACGGGAACCGTAGATGGAGCAGGATACTTTAGCATCGATGTCCCCGGAAGTAAGTTGGCCGCTGATGCCGATACCACGGTGGACGGAAGCGTGACCACTACGGATGCCGCCGGCAACGAAGGTACCGCCACGGACACACAAACCTATACTGTCGATACCACAGCTCCGGTACCGGTCTTGGAAATAGACGACATTACCGCGGATAACATTTTGAACGCGGCGGAAGCCGGTGCCGATGTAGCAGTAACGGGAACCGTAAGCGGTGACTTCACCACAGGAGACACGGTAACCTTGACGGTCGACGGCACGGACTATACCGGAACCGTAGATGGAGCAGGAGACTTTAGCATCGATGTGCCGGGCAGCAAACTGGCCGCCGATGCCGATACCACGGTGGACGGAAGCGTAACCACTACGGATACGGCTGGAAACAGTGCAACGGTGACGGAAACCAAACCATATACTGTGGATACGGTAAACCCTGTTCCAGTCTTGGAAATAGACGACATCACCGCGGACAATATCCTGAATGCAGCGGAAGCGGGAGCCGATGTAGCGGTAACAGGAACGGTAAGCGGAGACTTCAATGACGGAGATACGGTGACCTTAACGGTGGACGGTACGGACTATACCGGAACGGTAGATGGGGCAGGAGACTTTAGTATCGATGTGCCGGGAAGTAAGTTGGCCGCTGATGCCGATACCACGGTCGATGGAAGCGTGACCACTACGGATGCCGCCGGCAACGAAGGTACCGCCACGGACACACAAACCTATACTGTCGATACCACAGCTCCGGTACCGGTCTTGGAAATAGACGACATTACCGCGGATAATATATTGAACGCAGCGGAAGCCGGGGCCGATGTAGCGGTAACAGGAACGGTAAGTGGAGACTTCAACACCGGAGACACGGTGACCCTAACGGTGGACGGAACAAATTATACCGGAACGGTGGACGCCCTTGGCGCATACAGTATCGACGTACCGGGCAGCAAACTGGCCGCCGATGCCGATACCACGGTGGACGGAAGCGTAACCACTACGGATACGGCCGGCAACAGCGCAAGGGTGACGGAAACCAAACCATATACTGTGGATACGGTAAACCCTGTTCCAGTTCTAGAGATAGACGACATCACCGCGGACAATATCCTGAACGCAGTAGAAGCCGGAGCCGATGTTGCCGTAACAGGAACCGTTAGCGGTGACTTCAACGCCGGGGATACGGTGACCCTAACGGTGGACGGAACAAATTATACCGGAACGGTGGACGCCCTTGGCGCATACAGTATCGACGTACCGGGCAGCAAACTGGCCGCCGATGCCGATACCACGGTGGACGGAAGCGTAACCACTACGGATACGGCTGGAAACAGTGCAACGGTGACGGAAACCAAACCATATACTGTGGATACGGTAAACCCTGTTCCAGTATTGGAAATAGACGATATCACTGCGGACAACATCCTGAACGCGGCGGAAGCCGGTGCCGATGTAACGGTAACAGGAACGGTAAGTGGAGACTTCACCACAGGAGATACCGTGACCTTAACGGTTGACGGCACAAATTATACCGGAACCGTAAATGGAGCAGGAGACTTTAGCATCGATGTACCGGGAAGTAAACTGGCTGCCGATGCGGACACCACGGTGGACGGAAGCGTAACAACTACGGATGCCGCTGGCAACGAAGGTACCGCCACGGACACACAAACATATACTGTAGATACGACAGTACCGGTACCAGTCTTGGAAATAGACGACATCACGGCGGATAACATCCTGAACACTGTGGAAGCTGGGGCCGATGTAGCGGTAACGGGAACGGTAAGCGGTGACTTCACCACAGGAGACACGGTAACCTTAACGGTCGACGGTACGGACTATACCGGAACCGTAGATGGAGCAGGAGACTTTAGCATCGATGTACCTGGTAGTAAACTGGCCGCCGATGCCGATACCACGGTCGATGGTAGCGTAACGACAACGGATGCGGCTGGAAACAGCGCAACGGTAACGGAAACCAAACCATATACTGTAGATACCACAGCTCCAGTACCAGTTCTAGAGATAGACGATATCACCGCGAACAATATCCTGAACGCAGTAGAAGCGGGAGCCGATGTAGCGGTAACAGGAACGGTAAGCGGAGACTTCACCACAGGAGATACGGTGACCTTAACGGTCGACGGAACGAATTATACGGGAACGGTGGACGCCCTTGGCGCCTACAGCATCGATGTGCCGGGCAGCAAACTGGCCGCCGATGCGGACACCACGGTCGATGGTAGCGTAACAACAACAGATGCCGCTGGCAACGAAGGTACCGCCACGGACACACAAACATATACTGTAGATACGACAGTACCGGTACCAGTCTTGGAAATAGACGACATCACGGCGGATAACATACTGAACGCTGTGGAAGCTGGGGCCGATGTAGCGGTAACGGGAACGGTAAGCGGTGACTTCACCACAGGAGACACGGTAACCTTAACGGTCGACGGTACGGACTATACCGGAACCGTAGATGGAGCAGGAGACTTTAGTATCGATGTCCCGGGAAGTAAACTAGCCGCCGATGCCGATACCACGGTGGACGGAAGCGTGACCACTACCGATGCCGCTGGCAATGAAGGTACCGTCACGGAAACCAAACCATATACTGTGGATACGGTAAACCCTGTTCCAGTATTGGAAATAGACGACATCACGGCGGATAACATTTTGAACGCGGCGGAAGCCGGAGCCGATGTAGCGGTAACGGGAACGGTAAGCGGAGACTTCACCACAGGAGACACGGTAACCTTAACGGTTGACGGCACAAATTATACGGGAACGGTAGATGGAGCAGGAGAATTTAGCATCGATGTACCGGGAAGTAAGTTGGCCGCCGATGCCGATACCACGGTCGATGGAAGCGTGACCACGACCGATGCAGCGGGCAATGAAGGTACCGCCACGGACACACAAACCTATACTGTAGATACCGCAGCTCCAGTACCGGTCTTGGAAATAGACGACATCACCGCGGACAACATTTTGAACGCTGTGGAAGCGGGTGCCGATGTAGCGGTAACGGGAACGGTAAGCGGAGATTTCACCACGGGCGATACGGTGACCTTAACGGTTGACGGCACAAATTATACCGGAACAGTGGACGCTTTAGGCGCCTACAGCATCGATGTCCCGGGTAGCAAACTGGCCGCCGATGCCGATACCACGGTCGATGGTAGCGTGACCACTACGGATGCAGCTGGAAACAGCGCAACGGTAACGGAAACCAAACCATATACTGTAGATACCACAGCTCCGGTACCGGTCTTGGAAATAGACGACATCACCGCGGACAATATCCTAAATGTGGCGGAAGCCGGGGCTGACGTTGCCGTAACGGGAACGGTAAGTGGAGATTTCACCACAGGAGATACGGTGACCTTAACGGTTGACGGCACGAATTATACCGGAACCGTAGATGGAGCAGGAGACTTTAGCATCGATGTGCCGGGCAGCAAACTGGCCGCCGATGCCGATACCACGGTGGACGGAAGCGTGACCACTACGGATGCGGCTGGAAACAGCGCAACGGTAACGGACACACAAACATATACTGTGGATACGGTAAACCCTGTTCCAGTTCTAGAGATAGACGACATCACTGCGGACAATATCCTGAACGCGGCGGAACCCGGGGCCGATGTAGCGGTAACGGGAACCGTGAGCGGAGACTTTACCACAGGAGACACGGTAACCTTGACGGTTGACGGCACGGACTATACCGGAACCGTGGATGGAGCAGGAGACTTTAGTATCGATGTCCCGGGCAGCAAACTGGCCGCAGATGCCGATACCGCGGTCGATGGTAGCGTAACGACAACGGATGCGGCTGGAAACAGCGCAACGGTAACGGAAACCAAACCATATACTGTAGATACCACAGCTCCAGTATCAGTTCTAGAGATAGACGACATTACCGCGGACAATATCCTGAACGCGGCGGAAGCCGGAGCGGACGTTGCCGTAACGGGAACGGTAAGCGGAGACTTCACCACAGGAGACACGGTAACCTTGACGGTTGACGGCACAAATTATACCGGAACCGTAGATGGAGCAGGAGACTTTAGCATCGATGTCCCGGGAAGTAAACTGGCCGTCGATGCCGATACCACGGTGGACGGTAGCGTAACCACTACGGATGCAGCTGGAAACAGTGCTACCGTGACAGAAACAAAAACTTATACGGTCAATCTTGTTGATCCGGCACCGGTACTTATTATAGACGATATCACGGCAGATAACATTTTGAATGCGGCTGAAGCCGAAGCGGATGTGGCCGTAACAGGAACCGTTAGCGGAGATTTCAGCGAAAATGACCCCGTAACCTTGACTGTAAATGGTACGGATTATATAGGAACGGTAGATGTGTCCGGCAACTTTAGAATTGATATACCGGGAAGTGAATTGGCAGCCGATGCAGATACTACTGTAGAAGGAAGTGTTTCTACAACGGATACTGATGGAAATACTGGAACATCCGAAGAAACAAAAACATATAGTGTAGATACTTCTACGCCGATAGTGGCGTTGACTATCGATGATATTACGGATGATAATAGTATCGATGCTACAGAAGCAGCTTCCGATGTAGCAATAACTGGAACGGTAACTGGTGATTTCAATGAGAATGATGTAGTGTCCTTGATTATCAACGGGAATACTTACACAGGTACTGTTGATTCCCTAGGTAACTTTAACATAGACGTGCCGGGTAGTGATTTGGTAGCGGATGATGACACTTCAATTGACATAAGTCTTGCAACCACCGATACTGCAGGTAACAGTAGTACGGTAAATGAAACTAAGGCCTATAGCATTGATGTCGTAGATAATGATCCGGACAATGACGGACTGACCAGCGATGAAGAAGCTGTTTTAGGTACTGATCCAAACAATCCGGATACAGATGGCGACGGTATTAATGATGGACAAGAAGTCTTGGATGATACAAATCCGCTAGATGATTGTGATTCCGATGGAGGTTCTCCTTTGAATACTTCAGATTGTGATGACGATGGTCTCACAATGGATCAAGAGAACGATAGGGGTACAGATCCTGAAAATGCCGATACCGATGGTGATGGCGTATTGGATGGACAAGAGGTGAACGATGGTACTGATCCCCTTGATGGCTGTAGCTCACTGGGAGGAACGCCACCGGTCGGTAGTGCATGTGATATTGATGTTGAGAACGATTTGGTGACCCCAGAACTGAACAACGGACGATTCATAATTACCAACATTGAGAGTTTCCCTAGAAATACGGTTGAAGTCTATAATAGATGGGGTGTGAAGGTGTATGAGACCGATGGTTATAACAATGCTGATAACGCCTTTACAGGCATATCAAATGGTCGTGTAACCATTAGACAGAAAGAAGAGTTGCCTGTGGGCGTTTACTTCTACATCATTAAATATGTAAATAATAATGACCAGCACTCTAAATCAGGATACCTCTATATCAACAGGTAA